In one Candidatus Planktophila vernalis genomic region, the following are encoded:
- a CDS encoding DUF3090 family protein, whose amino-acid sequence MSHEFENVDRFICGTIGEPGEREFYLQVRSGSSLVSAALEKSQASTFAQRLEILCKQVTKEDVTIIVDRIERDDASLESPVERDFIIGAVSIAWDDESKKVCVELFSIKEVEVEDELPEITLNITLGQAKAFISRTNAVVNAGRIPCPFCAIPIDPRGHLCPRANGYRR is encoded by the coding sequence ATGAGCCATGAGTTTGAAAACGTGGACCGCTTTATCTGCGGGACTATTGGTGAACCAGGTGAGCGTGAGTTCTATCTACAAGTGCGCTCTGGGAGTTCGCTAGTAAGTGCGGCCTTAGAAAAATCTCAAGCATCCACTTTTGCCCAAAGGTTGGAGATTCTCTGCAAACAGGTCACAAAGGAAGATGTAACGATAATTGTTGATCGTATTGAACGAGATGATGCTTCCTTAGAGTCACCCGTGGAAAGAGATTTCATCATTGGGGCGGTATCGATAGCTTGGGATGATGAATCAAAGAAAGTATGTGTTGAACTTTTCTCCATTAAGGAAGTCGAAGTTGAGGATGAGCTCCCAGAGATAACCTTAAACATCACACTGGGTCAAGCCAAAGCCTTCATCTCAAGAACAAACGCAGTTGTGAATGCTGGACGTATCCCATGTCCTTTCTGCGCAATTCCAATTGATCCACGTGGTCACCTATGTCCTAGGGCAAATGGCTACAGACGATAA
- a CDS encoding SCO1664 family protein: MATDDNRPILTLGEMSVTGRLVDASNATLFATVNYESTEIACIYKPVAGERPLWDFPDGTLADREYAAFLVSDFLGLDLVPLTILREGPYGMGMVQEWIDIDESIDLAAYFSQDLPQLRSMAFFDAIINNTDRKIGHLLPDEKGHLYGCDHGVTFHEEDKLRTVLWQWAGGELSSEELNSLNILKDALGKEFNLSQHLTDIEIEALRARVTRLLENGVMPLPNPEWPAIPWPAF, encoded by the coding sequence ATGGCTACAGACGATAACCGTCCAATTCTGACGTTAGGCGAAATGTCAGTTACGGGACGATTGGTTGATGCATCTAATGCAACGCTTTTTGCAACAGTTAATTATGAGTCCACAGAAATTGCCTGCATATATAAACCTGTCGCAGGGGAGCGGCCATTATGGGATTTCCCCGATGGCACCTTGGCCGATCGTGAATATGCTGCATTTCTTGTCAGTGATTTCCTAGGTTTGGATTTAGTACCCCTCACAATTTTGCGAGAGGGTCCTTATGGAATGGGAATGGTTCAGGAGTGGATTGATATCGATGAATCAATTGATTTAGCCGCTTACTTCTCCCAAGATCTACCACAGCTTCGTTCTATGGCTTTCTTCGATGCAATTATTAATAATACAGACCGCAAGATTGGTCATCTATTGCCAGATGAGAAAGGTCATCTCTATGGCTGCGATCATGGAGTCACATTTCATGAAGAGGACAAACTACGAACCGTTCTTTGGCAGTGGGCTGGCGGTGAGTTAAGTAGCGAGGAATTAAACTCTTTGAACATTCTCAAAGATGCTTTAGGCAAAGAGTTCAACTTATCGCAGCACCTAACAGATATTGAGATCGAGGCATTGCGTGCCCGTGTAAC